A region of the Brassica napus cultivar Da-Ae unplaced genomic scaffold, Da-Ae ScsIHWf_1;HRSCAF=2, whole genome shotgun sequence genome:
TTGAATTTTCATCTcatatttcttcaaaatattcTTCCCTTTAACCGCGTTAATCCACTCCCCCGTTTTCAGATCCGAGTTAATCGGAATAGACTGACTACCTTCCAACGTTTCTGTCGAAGGCGCTGATAGATTTTGTTTCTTCATCTCCGATCCCAAAGATTCTCCTTTTCCCACCGTCACCGAGTTTCTAATCACCGAACCTTGGTCACCCTCTTTCGTAATCACAACCTCCGAACCTTGAATCCCCATCGCCGGAGGCAGTAGATGACCTCGATCCCCCATCGGAGATCTAGATCCTGCTCCGGAGCCATTGAGATCCGCCGTAACCCCGATCGCCTTTAGTTTCgccaaaaatcaaaacaaaatataattacaaagtATAATTTGttagtaaattttcttttaataatatttataatctaatatattaaaatagaagtcacaacttcatttcataagtgatttttttttttaagttggacCATCtcttagaaaattatttaaatgaaattttgtatacatatttgaattatttgaactattctaagaaaaaaatgaaataaatattcctatattttctttgaatgaaatttgaataaaatattttcatatttttttattacagcataaatatatattatatttttcattaaagcaaacatttaataaattaaattaattattttttatttatagtataaatgaatattttgtttttcatttaacaaaatcttttaaatatttaattaatagacAACATAAGAAACCTTCAAAAACATagataataaaatgaaaattcagGTTTagaaagacaaaacaaacataatgcATTAAAATTTTcggtttaataatttaattgaaGCATACGCTTTATAAATTACCGGTTATGACCtaaacctaatatatatatatgagtataATCGTAAGAATATTAATATCTGagttaataaagaaaagaatagaatagaatgtaaaaaaaaaaaaaaatcctctgGCGATTGGCGATGGCGATAGCATTCAAGGCCAAGGGTATCGATGGCCAGCCATGAATGGGAACCGGGGGCTCGGGAGTTTCGCGTGAATCGTACGAGATTCAGTCGAATTGAAAAGTATGAGGGATTTGATGGAGATTGATATGTTCAAAATATCAATTTGAGATCTAACGAGATTTTGAAGACGGGGTTTTCGATTGGAGATCGGGATGAAGTTAACATAGAGGCATCGTGGACAAGACCTGCAGATCGGAAGAGGATTCCTGAAGATCAATTACGAGATCTACACTCTTTAAAACGAAATCTCTGATAATGGCTTGGGGAAAAGTCAATATTATGCAATATTATGGCTTGGTCTCTGGATACGGTTTCTAtagatggttcacgggattgtATGGATACATGTTGTGCGATTGTGCGAAACATGTTGGAAGGATCTGGTATTAATGTGCTAGGATTTTCTTAAAGCGTTCTTAGTAACTATAAAAGGAGCAAGGCTTCTTCGTTTACAGACACAACTTTCAGTTTTGTAACACAGAAACTAAACACTCTTACTTCTCTGTTTCTGGTGCCGGTGATCATGTCTCAGGGTCAACTGGTTGGAGCGAATGGTGATGGGAAAATTGGTGGAGGCAACCGAAAGAGGCTGAAGATTTCTGTTCCACATTTCGATAACTCTGACCTCATTAAGAGTTATTCCAAAACCTTGATCGGAAGGAGTATGAATCCAAGGAAGCAAGATATCTCGTCCTTGCTGGTGATGCTACCAAAGATATGGAAAGTGGAGGAGAGGGTAGCAGGCACAGATTTGGGATTGGGAAAGTTTCAATTCCACTTCGACAACCATATCATTTCGACTTTTGGATGATAGCCTTGGACCGATGGTAACTAAGGATGGCGAGAGATTTTCCTTCGGTGATCCCATTTTGGATCAAGATCGTAGACGTCCCCACATAATTCTGGTCAACCTCTACTTTTCATAGCATTGGTGATGCGATTGGTGAAACCACAGATGTGGATCTTTATGATGGTAAAATGCGGGTACTTGTTGATGGGCGCAAGGAATTGTGTTTTGATACAACGGTTGAGGTACTTGCAACTCTCAAGTATGATAAACTGTTTGGATATTGCTCGCTCTGTTCTAGTCTTTGCCATGCTTTGGAGTATTGCCCCTTGAATCCGAAGAGTTTGCTTAAGAGGAAGGAGATTAGAGATGGAGTAGCGAATCGAACCGAGGATCGAGCAAGAAGTTACAAGGGAGTGGTGATCAATGAGGGAGGAAGCAATCAAGAAGGTGAGAAGGATGTCAAAAGTATCAAGGAAAGGGTAAAGGAAAGATGTATGAGGAGCAAGACACGAAATGGGAGAGGGTGACTGATCGTGGAAACAAAAGACCATATTCAAACCGGTCTCACAACAAAAGTGAGGAAGGGAGTTGCAGATGCCGGAGTTCTCGCTGGGAACAATCAAGAAGGCCATCTGAAGAGGAAAGAATTCGATACGCCCGACCTTCACGAGGGGAAAAAGTCCATTAAGAGGGGAAAGAAGTCTGTTATGGAAGGTAAGAGAAGACACAcgtgaagaaggagaaatacGGATAGATGGAGAGGACAAGATTACTGTGCATCAGGAAGAGGAAAAAAACTTAGGATCAAACAGCAATGCAAGTCTTACGAAGGGAGTTACTCCACTGTTAGGCGACCAACGTGACTCTACTAAGGTAACTACGACTTTAGGAGATATGGGGAATGGTTTGATACTGGCTAGTGAATCTTTAGGTGATGTAACCACAACTCTAGAACAATATGGAGGAACAAATGTAGGGGTGGAATGGTCTCAAAATGAGGATGGAATGGAATTAGGTGAGGATGATCATAATTGGAAAGAGTCTGATGAGATATTGGAATTTGAGGATGAATTTCAGGATCTTACGGATGGTGAGGATAAGATAATGACTCAGGAGGGAGCTACGGAAGCGACTGAAGAAAATGCGCTTGTCAGAGATACAGCCGACACAGAGGCACCTGCAATGGAGAAGAAAGTTGCTCCCCGTAAACCACTATTTTCAGGGAATGTTGGTGTCCATACAAAGAAGTTTACTCAAGTCCTAATGTCGCCGCGTAAATGTGTAGCTCCCAAGCAGACTGGCCGGAAGGGAGGAGGAGGCGGAGGTGCTAAGAAGATGGAAGACAAGGGtcccttaaaccctaaacaactTCCTAAACCTTAAGCTTTATGGATAAGAGTTGTCTATTAGATTTATAATGGGATTGCGGGAGGTTTTTTATTTATGGTATTACTAAAATAAGCTCTACGagtatcttttctttttggaaTACTTTGATTTTGGGAGGGTTCTCAATTTGGTCTGGTCTGTTTGTTTTCTTAAGGTTATGGAATAAAAATGGTTGCTTTGGTTATTGGTATTGGATCAAATGTGCAACTGGATATGATTGCAGTACTAGTTCTTTTGTTCGGGAAATAGACTGCTTCACGCGCATAGTTTTCAGAAGGTATGATAAGGAATTAGAATGGTTTTGGTCTATTGGTATTGGACAGCGAGGCTCTATTGCACAAGTTCAATTGTTCTGGCTGGTCTCCTCAAACCAGTTACGAAACAGCTTTATGCATGGAGTTAGACTTGCAGACAACCGTGAAGACGTAGAAGACGATATGGCCCAGAGCATATGCGATTAGACATATACGGAATCTTTACTATATGGGGAATAACCCTTTTTATTATAATAGTggtgttcgtttggttgccgcagctTTTTGAGTCTGCGTCTGTTCGTTTTGGTGTTGTTCGTTTTTCAGACTCAGACGCAGCTTGTTGTTCGTTTCGAAGACGCagaacattgacgcagacgctGGACGCAGACGCAAGAAATTGATTTATTGCTGTTCGTTTGGCAGACGCTGCGactatttgattttgtttatattttaattttataaatttggaaaattgtattttaaataaataaaatgtagtttgaatttgtaaaattatattttaaataaagaaatgtagtttacatatatttacatgcatcaaaatattatatttaattgataataaatttttagtcAACTATAcaaatttaacaacatttttatcataaattaaagaaaaaataatatatcaaaatatttatcacaAAACAAAGCTAAATAATACATagtcttaaataaataaaacaaatatttcaataTCACATAGAAATGATAATCAAAGTTATAAGCAAAGAAAAACCAAGTCACTAACTTAAACATTTAATACGGTAAACGACCTCTACCATATTCATCTGTGATGTTCTTACGCAAAGCTTCCATCGCTCTATCACCAGTCGGCTCATATACAGTatgtccaccaccaccaccatcatcatcatcttcttcttcatcactgTCACTatcagcttcttctccttctgctTCTCCATCATCATCACTTTGCCATTGTACAAAATCATGATCTTCCCGATGCGAATCACGTATGAAGTTGTGTAGCGCCATCGTCGCTGTCACGAGCTTAATCCACTTGACCAGACAATACTTTGGATGCTTATGATCCAAAATCCTCCATTTTGCTTTCCGTACTCCAAATGTCCTCTCAATCACCGATTGCAATCCTGAATGCTTTCGGTTGAACAACTCTCGTGCACTAACAGGTGGTCCTCCTCTAGCAAACTGACCAAGATGATATCGCATACTACGATGCGGACCAAGATACCCCGTCCTGGTCGGATATCCCGAGTCAACTAGATAATACTTTCCAGGAGGAGGATGTGGAAAAGAAGCCTCATTCCTCGCACAATGAGTCAAAACCTTTGTATCATGTGCTCTACCAGGTACACCGAGATATGCGTATATGAACTTCATGTCGAAGTTACATATAGAAAGAACATTCATTGTAGGATCTTGCTTTCTACCTTTATATGCTTCTGCATTGTGACTTGGAGGGCGAACCGGCACATGAGTTCCATCGAGTGCTCCAACACAATCTCTGAAATGAGGCCAATACCGATCATCATTCCTCAAAACCGGACTCACTCTTCCAAACTCGCCTTCTTGTGGTCTTAATGTATCCTCCGCAAACTTCAGAATAGCACTCAAACATCATCAAGCTTCCGTTGGACCGTATCCAATGATCTTTGATACCTTGCAGCAATATCCCGCTTCGTCTTATCTTGACCAACAGTCTCGAGAAACATCGCCACAGATTCCTCAAGGTAGACATGGTGAGTCTCTTTCAATCCATATCGCTCAGCTAGCATCTTGCACAAAGCTTCAAATTCTTTTGGTTCATTCGAAGAATGTCATAACATTGCTGATCAGAATTCATACATAAGTTGTTGAACATGTCGCCCATCCTGCTCCTCGA
Encoded here:
- the LOC125599805 gene encoding putative nuclease HARBI1; this encodes MLAERYGLKETHHVYLEESVAMFLETVGQDKTKRDIAARYQRSLDTFAEDTLRPQEGEFGRVSPVLRNDDRYWPHFRDCVGALDGTHVPVRPPSHNAEAYKGRKQDPTMNVLSICNFDMKFIYAYLGVPGRAHDTKVLTHCARNEASFPHPPPGKYYLVDSGYPTRTGYLGPHRSMRYHLGQFARGGPPVSARELFNRKHSGLQSVIERTFGVRKAKWRILDHKHPKYCLVKWIKLVTATMALHNFIRDSHREDHDFVQWQSDDDGEAEGEEADSDSDEEEDDDDGGGGGHTVYEPTGDRAMEALRKNITDEYGRGRLPY
- the LOC125599804 gene encoding uncharacterized protein LOC125599804, whose amino-acid sequence is MGNGLILASESLGDVTTTLEQYGGTNVGVEWSQNEDGMELGEDDHNWKESDEILEFEDEFQDLTDGEDKIMTQEGATEATEENALVRDTADTEAPAMEKKVAPRKPLFSGNVGVHTKKFTQVLMSPRKCVAPKQTGRKGGGGGGAKKMEDKGPLNPKQLPKP